In the genome of Gadus morhua chromosome 12, gadMor3.0, whole genome shotgun sequence, one region contains:
- the LOC115556381 gene encoding disks large homolog 1 isoform X1 — protein MMTSSVSSSSTSLRSTQKRTLYVRALFDYDGSPADLGAPAQALAFRFGDILHLSSAGDEEWWPARHLSPPPPQRPEVGVVPSRRRAEKKERSRLKTVRVSRSQERADLDDRDLVTSGTSDSESSSPGQEEILLTYQPVTQQEVSYTRPVIVLGPMKDRVNDDLISEFPEKFGSCVPHTTRPRRDYEVDGRDYHFMASRESMEAEIQEHKFIEAGQYNGHLYGTSIQSVREVAEKGKHCILDVSGNAIKRLQLAGLYPIAVFIRPGGMDNIMEMNKRLSEEQGRKSYDRALKLELEFTEFFTAVVQGATLEEVYSQVKHVVEEQSGPYIWVPTKERL, from the exons ATGATGACCAGCAGCGTCAGCTCCAGCTCCACGTCGCTGCGCTCCACCCAGAAGCGCACGCTCTAcgtcag ggcgCTGTTCGACTACGACGGCAGCCCCGCCGACCTCGGCGCCCCCGCCCAGGCGCTGGCGTTCCGCTTCGGGGACATCCTGCACCTGAGCAGCGCCGGGGACGAGGAGTGGTGGCCCGCCCGCCAcctcagccccccgcccccgcagcGGCCCGAGGTGGGCGTGGTGCCCAGCCGCCGGAG GGCCGAGAAGAAGGAGCGATCGAGGCTGAAGACCGTTCGGGTGAGCCGGTCCCAGGAGCGGGCT GACCTGGATGATAGAG ACCTGGTGACCTCTGGCACCAGCGATAGTGAAAGTAGCTCCC CTGGCCAGGAGGAAATCCTTCTGACCTACCAGCCCGTCACACAGCAGGAAG tgaGCTACACACGGCCCGTCATCGTGCTGGGGCCAATGAAAGATCGGGTCAACGATGACCTCATCTCGGAGTTCCCAGAGAAATTCGGATCCTGCGTCCCAC ACACGACTCGACCGCGCCGGGACTACGAGGTGGACGGCCGGGACTACCACTTCATGGCCTCACGGGAGAGCATGGAGGCGGAGATCCAGGAACACAAGTTCATCGAGGCGGGCCAGTACAACGGCCATCTGTACGGCACCAGCATCCAGTCGGTGCGGGAGGTGGCCGAGAAG GGTAAACACTGCATCCTGGACGTCTCAGGGAACGCTATAAAGCGTCTGCAGCTGGCCGGCCTCTACCCAATCGCCGTGTTCATCCGACCCGGCGGCATGGACAACATCAT GGAGATGAACAAGAGGCTAAGCGAAGAGCAGGGGAGGAAGAGCTACGACCGAGCGCTGAAGCTAGAGCTGGAGTTCACAGAGTTCTTCACCG CGGTCGTCCAGGGCGCCACCTTAGAGGAGGTGTACTCACAGGTGAAGCACGTCGTTGAGGAGCAGTCCGGACCCTACATCTGGGTCCCTACCAAGGAGCgcctgtga
- the LOC115556381 gene encoding discs large homolog 1-like protein isoform X2, translating into MMTSSVSSSSTSLRSTQKRTLYVRALFDYDGSPADLGAPAQALAFRFGDILHLSSAGDEEWWPARHLSPPPPQRPEVGVVPSRRRAEKKERSRLKTVRVSRSQERADLDDRAGQEEILLTYQPVTQQEVSYTRPVIVLGPMKDRVNDDLISEFPEKFGSCVPHTTRPRRDYEVDGRDYHFMASRESMEAEIQEHKFIEAGQYNGHLYGTSIQSVREVAEKGKHCILDVSGNAIKRLQLAGLYPIAVFIRPGGMDNIMEMNKRLSEEQGRKSYDRALKLELEFTEFFTAVVQGATLEEVYSQVKHVVEEQSGPYIWVPTKERL; encoded by the exons ATGATGACCAGCAGCGTCAGCTCCAGCTCCACGTCGCTGCGCTCCACCCAGAAGCGCACGCTCTAcgtcag ggcgCTGTTCGACTACGACGGCAGCCCCGCCGACCTCGGCGCCCCCGCCCAGGCGCTGGCGTTCCGCTTCGGGGACATCCTGCACCTGAGCAGCGCCGGGGACGAGGAGTGGTGGCCCGCCCGCCAcctcagccccccgcccccgcagcGGCCCGAGGTGGGCGTGGTGCCCAGCCGCCGGAG GGCCGAGAAGAAGGAGCGATCGAGGCTGAAGACCGTTCGGGTGAGCCGGTCCCAGGAGCGGGCT GACCTGGATGATAGAG CTGGCCAGGAGGAAATCCTTCTGACCTACCAGCCCGTCACACAGCAGGAAG tgaGCTACACACGGCCCGTCATCGTGCTGGGGCCAATGAAAGATCGGGTCAACGATGACCTCATCTCGGAGTTCCCAGAGAAATTCGGATCCTGCGTCCCAC ACACGACTCGACCGCGCCGGGACTACGAGGTGGACGGCCGGGACTACCACTTCATGGCCTCACGGGAGAGCATGGAGGCGGAGATCCAGGAACACAAGTTCATCGAGGCGGGCCAGTACAACGGCCATCTGTACGGCACCAGCATCCAGTCGGTGCGGGAGGTGGCCGAGAAG GGTAAACACTGCATCCTGGACGTCTCAGGGAACGCTATAAAGCGTCTGCAGCTGGCCGGCCTCTACCCAATCGCCGTGTTCATCCGACCCGGCGGCATGGACAACATCAT GGAGATGAACAAGAGGCTAAGCGAAGAGCAGGGGAGGAAGAGCTACGACCGAGCGCTGAAGCTAGAGCTGGAGTTCACAGAGTTCTTCACCG CGGTCGTCCAGGGCGCCACCTTAGAGGAGGTGTACTCACAGGTGAAGCACGTCGTTGAGGAGCAGTCCGGACCCTACATCTGGGTCCCTACCAAGGAGCgcctgtga